A window of the Meiothermus sp. CFH 77666 genome harbors these coding sequences:
- a CDS encoding helix-turn-helix transcriptional regulator, protein MNTLRPLMEYLKQHGPSTIKELKAHLGLSETAVRHQLHSLEKSGWLEREERREGRGRPTTVYRLTQASEGLFPKRYPELLDAVLAEAEREQVLERLLEGVAESMAAELRRKLEGLEGPAKLRALLTYMDYGDMLGTLEETPAGWELKAYNCLYYATGQRFESVCNLPPRVITKATGLPAERPFCQRDGHRACHFFIANRSP, encoded by the coding sequence ATGAACACCCTCCGTCCCCTGATGGAATACCTCAAACAACACGGCCCCAGCACCATCAAGGAACTGAAGGCGCACCTGGGCCTGAGCGAGACTGCTGTGCGGCACCAATTGCACAGCCTGGAAAAAAGCGGCTGGCTGGAACGGGAAGAGCGGCGCGAGGGCAGGGGCCGCCCAACCACGGTCTACCGGCTGACCCAGGCCTCGGAGGGCCTCTTCCCCAAACGCTACCCCGAACTGCTGGATGCGGTACTGGCCGAAGCCGAGCGAGAGCAAGTCCTCGAGAGGCTGCTGGAGGGGGTAGCCGAGAGCATGGCGGCTGAGCTAAGGCGCAAGCTCGAGGGCCTCGAGGGCCCGGCCAAGCTCCGTGCCCTGCTAACCTACATGGACTATGGCGACATGCTGGGCACCCTCGAGGAAACCCCGGCGGGGTGGGAGCTCAAAGCCTACAACTGCCTGTACTACGCCACCGGACAACGCTTCGAGTCGGTATGCAACCTGCCCCCCAGGGTGATTACCAAGGCCACCGGCCTGCCCGCCGAGCGCCCCTTCTGCCAGCGAGACGGGCACCGGGCCTGCCACTTTTTCATTGCCAATCGCTCGCCATAG
- a CDS encoding nucleotidyltransferase family protein, which yields MRREEVLAILQAHKADLEGLGVSAVYLFGSVARNEARSESDVDILVELSRPMGYFEFLSIQFALEKWLGQKVDLGTPDSLKPSIRERVMREVVRAA from the coding sequence ATGCGCCGCGAGGAGGTTCTTGCCATCCTTCAAGCCCACAAAGCTGACCTGGAAGGCCTGGGGGTTTCGGCGGTCTATTTGTTTGGCTCAGTTGCTCGCAACGAGGCCCGTTCGGAAAGCGATGTGGATATTCTGGTGGAACTGAGCCGGCCAATGGGCTATTTTGAGTTTCTGAGTATTCAGTTTGCTTTGGAAAAATGGCTGGGCCAGAAGGTTGATTTGGGTACACCGGACAGCCTCAAGCCAAGCATTCGTGAGCGGGTCATGCGCGAGGTGGTGCGCGCCGCGTAA
- a CDS encoding DinB family protein gives MPTAQEMLARYGDASSCLKHLERSRRELLHLVETLSDEQLFQRPSAEVWSPAEVLEHISLVEESAGKIIRRLRRVGLGEAEPFPPSPPGQTRPDGRPLAPPLMEPKGGLPRAALLERLQAVRERVLAEVAESGERLPHPPTYAHPFFGDLTALGWLQTLVYHEQHHLRQIQERLGA, from the coding sequence ATGCCGACAGCCCAGGAAATGCTGGCCCGCTACGGTGATGCCTCAAGTTGCCTCAAACATCTGGAGCGCTCGAGGCGGGAGTTGTTGCATCTGGTAGAGACGCTTTCCGACGAGCAGCTTTTTCAGCGGCCCAGTGCAGAGGTCTGGAGCCCCGCCGAGGTGTTAGAGCACATTTCGCTGGTGGAAGAGTCGGCGGGCAAAATTATTCGTCGCTTGCGCAGGGTGGGGCTGGGCGAGGCCGAGCCTTTCCCCCCTTCCCCCCCCGGTCAGACCCGCCCCGATGGCCGCCCCCTGGCCCCACCCCTGATGGAGCCCAAGGGGGGGCTGCCCCGTGCAGCTTTGCTGGAGCGTCTGCAGGCCGTGCGTGAACGGGTGCTGGCCGAGGTGGCCGAGAGCGGAGAACGCCTGCCGCACCCCCCCACCTACGCGCACCCCTTTTTTGGTGACCTGACCGCCCTGGGCTGGCTGCAAACCCTGGTCTACCATGAGCAGCATCATTTGCGGCAAATTCAAGAGCGCTTAGGGGCGTGA
- a CDS encoding ExeM/NucH family extracellular endonuclease has protein sequence MKPFLRVGALSLVLIVLSACTQAPPAQPQAKLATQAISDGVVISQVYGGGGNSGAPYTHDFVELFNRGTTPVSLNGWSIQYASATGTGNFGASSAQLTELPNVTLQPGQYYLVQQAGGTAGVALPTPDLVDATPIAMAATAGKVALVSSTTPLGCNGGSTTCSPTQLAQIVDLVGYGNANFFEGSGAAPTLSNTTAALRKGNGCTETDQNASDFEAAAPNPRNTASARNFCGESAPSVVASVPPSSGTINPDDSLTLTFSEPVNVSGNWFEITCSTSGTRTVADAAVTPNATSTQFVINPNTDFASGESCTLTVFAAQVSDVDPLDPPDTLAANFVLTFNPVSVCDLPHTPIYQIQGSGLTAAITGSVVTKGVVVGDYEGPAPALRGFYIQDVSGDGDPNTSDGLFVFNGNNDNVSLGDVVRVTGTAGEFQDQTQVSATTLTKCGTATVAPVDVTLPFASPTDAERYEGMLVRLPQTLYVTEHFQLGRFGQVVLSSGGRLKQPTHVTTPGAAANALQAQNNLNRIILDDALQNQNPDPILFARNGLPLSASNTLRGGDTATGIVGVMTYTWAGNAASGNAYRVRPIGALNGYVNFVAANPRPTTAPEVGGTLKVVGMNLLNFFNTFDGLPDTVDNCTNGVGGAPTDCRGADTLAEFNRQWPKTVAAILAMNPDVLGVNELENDGYGPDSAIAFLVDKLNEATAPGTYAFINADAATGQVNALGTDAIKVGLIYKPARVTPVGQTAVLNTPAFVNGGDSAPRNRASLAQAFQQNANGAIFIVNVNHLKSKGSACDLPDQGDGQGNCNAVRTNAAQQLAAWLATHPTGIADPDVLLIGDYNAYAQEDPITALKNAGFVNLLETRLGPDAYSYVFDGQWGYLDHALASASLNAQVSGVAEYHINADEPSVLDYNTDFKTPNLQAVLYAPDQFRVSDHDPVVVGLNLAAPGAWFFGPVAPFPAYNNVNAGQSIPLIFSLGGNKGLNIFAPGFPRWQVIPCGSTAAVNGTNPTNSNGGLSYDPLQDRYTYPWKTEKAWAGSCRQLVVRYTDGITYRANFNFVK, from the coding sequence ATGAAGCCATTTCTACGTGTGGGTGCTTTATCGCTCGTCTTGATTGTGCTCTCAGCCTGTACCCAGGCCCCGCCCGCCCAACCCCAGGCCAAACTCGCCACTCAGGCCATTTCCGATGGTGTGGTGATCAGCCAGGTCTATGGTGGGGGTGGCAACAGCGGTGCGCCCTACACCCACGACTTTGTTGAGCTGTTCAATCGGGGCACCACGCCGGTTTCGTTGAATGGCTGGTCTATTCAGTATGCCAGTGCCACCGGCACGGGCAACTTTGGTGCCAGCAGCGCACAACTCACCGAGTTGCCCAACGTAACCCTCCAGCCCGGACAGTACTACCTCGTACAGCAGGCGGGGGGTACGGCGGGGGTGGCCCTGCCGACACCGGATTTGGTGGATGCCACCCCGATTGCCATGGCCGCAACGGCGGGCAAGGTGGCGCTCGTCTCGAGCACGACTCCCCTAGGCTGCAACGGCGGCTCTACCACCTGTTCACCTACACAGCTCGCCCAAATCGTGGATCTGGTGGGCTATGGCAATGCCAACTTCTTTGAGGGTTCGGGGGCTGCACCCACCCTTTCCAACACCACCGCTGCTCTTCGCAAGGGCAACGGCTGTACCGAAACCGACCAAAACGCCAGCGATTTTGAAGCGGCTGCGCCCAACCCGCGCAATACTGCCTCCGCCCGCAACTTTTGCGGCGAGTCCGCGCCCAGTGTGGTCGCTTCGGTTCCACCCTCGAGCGGCACCATCAATCCCGACGACAGCCTGACCCTGACCTTCAGCGAGCCGGTGAACGTAAGCGGCAACTGGTTTGAAATTACCTGCTCCACCAGCGGAACCCGCACGGTGGCCGATGCGGCGGTCACGCCCAATGCTACCTCGACGCAGTTCGTCATCAACCCCAACACCGATTTCGCCTCGGGCGAGAGCTGTACGCTCACGGTTTTTGCAGCGCAGGTGTCGGATGTGGATCCCCTCGACCCCCCCGACACCCTGGCCGCCAACTTTGTGCTGACCTTCAACCCGGTCTCGGTCTGCGACCTGCCCCATACCCCCATCTACCAGATTCAGGGGAGTGGCCTGACGGCGGCCATTACCGGCAGCGTGGTCACCAAGGGCGTGGTGGTGGGCGATTACGAAGGCCCCGCCCCGGCCCTGCGCGGCTTTTACATCCAGGACGTCAGTGGCGATGGAGACCCCAACACCTCCGATGGCCTCTTCGTGTTCAACGGCAACAACGATAACGTTTCGCTGGGGGATGTGGTGCGGGTGACCGGAACCGCAGGCGAGTTCCAGGATCAGACCCAGGTGAGCGCCACCACCCTCACCAAGTGCGGCACCGCCACCGTTGCGCCGGTGGACGTCACCCTGCCCTTTGCCTCGCCCACCGATGCCGAGCGCTACGAGGGCATGCTGGTGCGGCTGCCCCAGACCCTCTACGTGACCGAGCACTTCCAGCTGGGGCGCTTCGGGCAGGTGGTGCTCTCGTCGGGTGGGCGGCTCAAACAGCCCACCCATGTGACCACGCCCGGTGCTGCGGCCAATGCCCTGCAAGCCCAGAACAACCTTAACCGCATCATCCTGGACGATGCCCTGCAAAACCAGAACCCCGACCCCATCCTGTTCGCCCGCAACGGCCTGCCGCTATCGGCCTCCAACACCCTGCGCGGCGGCGACACCGCCACGGGCATTGTGGGGGTGATGACCTATACCTGGGCGGGCAACGCCGCCAGCGGCAACGCCTACCGGGTGCGGCCTATCGGGGCCTTGAACGGCTATGTGAACTTTGTGGCGGCCAACCCGCGCCCCACAACTGCACCGGAAGTGGGCGGTACGTTGAAGGTGGTGGGCATGAACCTGCTTAACTTCTTCAACACCTTTGACGGGTTGCCGGACACGGTGGACAACTGCACCAACGGGGTAGGGGGTGCGCCCACCGACTGCCGTGGAGCCGATACTCTGGCCGAGTTCAACCGGCAGTGGCCCAAGACGGTCGCGGCCATTCTGGCCATGAACCCGGATGTGCTGGGGGTTAATGAACTCGAGAACGACGGCTACGGCCCCGACAGCGCCATCGCCTTCCTGGTGGATAAACTCAACGAAGCCACTGCGCCGGGGACGTATGCCTTCATCAACGCCGACGCGGCTACCGGCCAGGTCAATGCCCTGGGCACCGATGCCATCAAGGTGGGCCTGATCTACAAGCCGGCCCGCGTGACCCCGGTGGGCCAGACCGCAGTGCTCAATACCCCAGCCTTCGTGAACGGCGGCGACAGCGCCCCGCGCAACCGGGCCTCGCTGGCCCAGGCCTTCCAGCAAAACGCCAATGGGGCCATTTTCATCGTCAATGTGAACCACCTCAAGAGCAAGGGCTCGGCCTGCGACCTGCCCGACCAGGGCGACGGCCAGGGCAACTGCAATGCGGTGCGCACCAATGCCGCGCAGCAGCTCGCGGCCTGGCTGGCCACCCACCCCACCGGCATTGCCGACCCGGACGTGCTCCTGATTGGCGACTACAACGCCTACGCCCAGGAAGACCCCATCACCGCCCTCAAGAACGCGGGCTTTGTGAACCTGCTCGAGACCCGCCTGGGCCCGGATGCCTATTCGTATGTGTTCGATGGGCAGTGGGGCTACCTCGACCATGCCCTGGCCTCGGCCTCGCTTAACGCACAGGTGAGCGGGGTGGCCGAGTATCACATCAACGCCGACGAGCCCAGTGTGCTCGACTACAACACCGACTTCAAAACCCCGAATTTGCAAGCGGTGCTCTACGCGCCCGACCAGTTCCGTGTTTCCGACCACGACCCGGTGGTGGTGGGGCTGAACCTGGCTGCTCCGGGGGCCTGGTTCTTTGGCCCCGTGGCCCCGTTCCCGGCTTACAACAACGTCAACGCGGGCCAGTCCATTCCGCTTATCTTCAGCCTGGGGGGTAATAAGGGGCTGAACATCTTTGCGCCGGGGTTCCCCAGGTGGCAGGTGATCCCGTGCGGCTCGACCGCTGCGGTGAACGGCACCAACCCCACCAATAGCAACGGCGGCCTCAGCTACGACCCCCTGCAAGACCGCTACACCTACCCCTGGAAAACCGAGAAAGCCTGGGCCGGTAGCTGCCGCCAACTGGTGGTGCGCTACACCGATGGCATTACTTACCGGGCCAACTTCAACTTTGTGAAGTAG
- a CDS encoding neutral zinc metallopeptidase, whose protein sequence is MTTTPAPQNKPANDREGRFMRSIVGDLEDTWEQMSQGYRLPQVIRSQGYMVPETFTHGSSEQRVGWFNRGFQSGDPNRCDTFRN, encoded by the coding sequence GTGACCACCACCCCGGCCCCCCAAAACAAGCCCGCCAATGACCGGGAGGGCCGGTTTATGCGCTCCATTGTGGGCGACCTGGAAGACACATGGGAACAGATGAGCCAGGGCTACCGGCTCCCGCAAGTGATTCGCTCACAGGGCTATATGGTGCCCGAGACTTTCACTCACGGCTCGTCGGAGCAGCGGGTGGGCTGGTTCAACCGGGGTTTCCAGAGCGGCGACCCGAACCGCTGCGATACCTTCCGCAATTAA
- a CDS encoding four helix bundle protein, with translation MLNEKSYFGFENLEVYHLASELVVSIYKAAEQFPSKEQFGLTSQVCRSANSICLNIAEGRGRGSERDFLRFLYMARGSLLETVSAVHLATRLGFLSAESARPLYEQASLLNGKINALIRTLEAAST, from the coding sequence ATGCTGAACGAGAAGAGTTACTTTGGGTTTGAAAACCTCGAGGTCTACCACCTGGCCTCGGAGTTGGTTGTAAGTATTTACAAAGCGGCAGAGCAGTTTCCCAGCAAGGAGCAGTTTGGGCTTACTTCACAGGTATGCCGTTCCGCCAACTCGATTTGCCTTAACATTGCCGAGGGAAGGGGCCGAGGCTCCGAGAGGGATTTTCTCAGATTCTTGTACATGGCCAGGGGCTCCTTGCTGGAGACAGTGAGCGCGGTGCATTTAGCCACCCGGCTGGGTTTCCTAAGTGCTGAATCGGCCAGACCCCTTTACGAACAGGCCAGCCTTTTGAACGGCAAAATAAATGCTTTGATACGAACCCTCGAGGCCGCTTCAACGTAA
- a CDS encoding electron transfer flavoprotein subunit beta/FixA family protein, with translation MKFIAVIRQVPDGESRLKIEGGKVDLSGVTMILDQMDEWAVEEVIRLQEKHGGESVVVALGPERFEEAIRTALAMGIDRAVHLVAEGYLDPITQAEALAETLRAEAPTLVFTGGQQADWDSQALGAAIAEALSWPVVSWTTQIELEGESHAKAKHDLDEGAEVVRVALPAVFTSQQGLNEPRYPTLPGIMKAKRKELKKVPISASSKVAIVEQTIQERTRLNKLLDGKDPVAAAHELVRLLHEEAKVI, from the coding sequence ATGAAATTCATAGCAGTCATCCGGCAAGTACCCGACGGCGAGTCCCGCCTCAAGATTGAGGGGGGCAAGGTAGACCTCTCCGGGGTCACCATGATCCTCGACCAGATGGACGAGTGGGCGGTGGAGGAGGTCATCCGGCTCCAGGAAAAACACGGCGGCGAAAGCGTGGTGGTGGCCCTGGGCCCGGAGCGCTTCGAGGAGGCCATCCGCACCGCGCTGGCCATGGGCATAGACCGGGCCGTTCACCTGGTGGCCGAGGGCTACCTGGACCCCATCACCCAGGCCGAGGCCCTGGCCGAGACCCTGCGGGCCGAGGCCCCTACCCTGGTCTTTACCGGCGGGCAGCAGGCCGACTGGGACTCCCAGGCGCTGGGTGCCGCCATCGCCGAGGCGCTCTCCTGGCCGGTGGTGAGCTGGACCACCCAGATCGAACTCGAGGGCGAGTCCCACGCCAAAGCCAAGCACGACCTCGACGAGGGCGCCGAGGTGGTGCGGGTGGCCCTGCCTGCCGTCTTCACCAGCCAGCAGGGCCTCAACGAACCCCGCTACCCCACCCTGCCCGGCATCATGAAGGCCAAGCGCAAGGAACTCAAAAAGGTGCCCATCAGCGCCAGCAGCAAGGTGGCCATTGTGGAGCAGACCATCCAGGAGCGCACCCGCCTGAACAAGCTGCTGGACGGCAAAGACCCCGTGGCCGCCGCGCACGAGCTGGTGCGGCTTTTGCACGAAGAAGCAAAGGTAATCTAG
- a CDS encoding DUF2892 domain-containing protein: MKPNEGTTDRIIRLVMAAVFFMLAFTVAGGVWVYVAAGLGVVMLLTAAIGFCPLYALLGINTCPAPQRKA, encoded by the coding sequence ATGAAACCCAACGAAGGTACAACCGACCGGATCATTCGCCTGGTGATGGCAGCGGTGTTTTTCATGCTGGCCTTTACGGTGGCCGGTGGGGTTTGGGTCTATGTGGCCGCCGGGTTGGGGGTAGTCATGCTGCTGACGGCAGCCATCGGCTTCTGCCCCCTGTACGCCCTCCTGGGCATCAACACCTGCCCCGCTCCCCAGCGCAAGGCCTAG
- a CDS encoding acyl-CoA dehydrogenase family protein, with translation MPIDFSLTDEQKELQKLARRFAREQIAPIAAEYDAKEEVPWGVVEKLYEVGLLNAIIPEEYGGLGLGMLEEVIIGEELAWGCMGIYTIPMASDLGITPILLAGNHEQKQRFFKKLTEKPALAAFALSEPGNGSDAAALRTRAVREGDHYVLNGTKTWISNGGEAETVVVFATIAPELRHKGVIAIVVEKGTPGFTAHKLHGKMGQRASGTYELVFEDCRVPAENLLGQEGDGFKIAMHTLDKTRIPVAAGSVGVARRALEEATRYAKEREAFGKPIADFQAIQFKLAEMLMGIETARAYTYYAAWLTDQGLPQAHAAAIAKAYASEMAFEAANQAIQIHGGFGYMHEYPVEKLLRDVKLNQIYEGTNEIQRLIIARHILNS, from the coding sequence ATGCCGATTGACTTTAGCCTGACCGACGAACAAAAGGAACTGCAAAAACTGGCCCGCCGCTTCGCCAGGGAGCAGATTGCCCCCATCGCCGCCGAGTACGACGCCAAAGAGGAAGTGCCCTGGGGGGTGGTGGAAAAGCTTTACGAGGTGGGCCTGCTGAACGCCATCATCCCCGAGGAATACGGGGGCCTGGGGCTGGGGATGCTCGAGGAGGTCATTATCGGGGAGGAGCTGGCCTGGGGCTGCATGGGCATCTACACCATCCCGATGGCCTCCGACCTGGGCATCACCCCCATCCTGCTGGCCGGCAATCACGAACAAAAGCAGCGCTTTTTCAAAAAGCTCACCGAGAAACCCGCGCTGGCCGCCTTTGCCCTCTCCGAGCCGGGCAATGGCTCCGATGCGGCGGCGCTGCGGACACGGGCCGTGCGCGAGGGCGACCACTACGTGCTGAACGGCACCAAAACCTGGATTTCCAACGGCGGCGAGGCCGAGACGGTAGTAGTCTTTGCGACCATTGCCCCCGAGCTGCGCCACAAAGGGGTAATTGCCATTGTGGTGGAGAAGGGCACCCCCGGCTTTACCGCCCACAAACTGCACGGCAAGATGGGCCAGCGGGCCAGCGGTACCTATGAGCTGGTCTTCGAGGACTGCCGGGTGCCCGCCGAGAACCTGCTGGGCCAGGAGGGCGATGGCTTCAAGATTGCCATGCACACCCTGGACAAGACCCGTATTCCGGTAGCGGCGGGCAGCGTGGGGGTGGCCCGGCGGGCTTTGGAAGAGGCCACCAGGTACGCCAAGGAGCGCGAAGCCTTTGGCAAGCCCATTGCCGACTTCCAGGCCATCCAGTTCAAGCTGGCCGAGATGCTGATGGGCATCGAAACCGCTCGCGCCTACACCTACTACGCGGCCTGGCTGACCGACCAGGGGCTGCCCCAGGCCCACGCCGCCGCCATTGCCAAGGCCTACGCCTCGGAAATGGCCTTCGAGGCTGCCAACCAGGCCATCCAGATCCACGGCGGCTTTGGCTACATGCACGAGTACCCGGTGGAGAAGCTTTTGCGCGATGTGAAGCTAAACCAGATTTACGAGGGGACAAATGAAATTCAGCGGCTCATCATTGCGCGGCATATTTTGAATTCGTAG
- a CDS encoding electron transfer flavoprotein subunit alpha/FixB family protein, with translation MILVVLEHDGQRLRKGALEAISRARQLSSLGPLAGVVIGENTATVAQEAAQYLPTVYAAEVGPYTPEKWAEAAYAAVQKSGARVVVATGGRQGRTWTARLAYKMKAGLLEDTLETSTDGQSILGSRYSFLNRVTERQQAPLPVVFTAKPNTTPLAEPEGSGTVETLEVSVPAGVEVLERLSEQKKGVSLTEATVVVTGGRGLGSPEAFAGVEELAGALGAAVGATRAVVDAGWRPYGEQVGQTGKTVQPNVYIALAVSGAVQHQAGMNKSKYIVAVNKDAEAPIFKIADYGIVGDVHQVLPALIDAAKKLKD, from the coding sequence ATGATCCTTGTAGTTCTAGAACACGACGGCCAGCGCCTGCGCAAGGGCGCTCTGGAAGCCATCAGCCGGGCCCGGCAGCTCAGCAGCCTGGGGCCCCTTGCAGGCGTGGTGATTGGCGAAAATACCGCAACGGTGGCCCAGGAGGCCGCCCAGTACCTGCCCACCGTCTACGCCGCCGAGGTGGGGCCCTACACGCCCGAGAAGTGGGCCGAGGCCGCTTATGCCGCCGTCCAAAAAAGCGGGGCTCGGGTGGTCGTTGCCACCGGAGGCCGCCAGGGCCGCACCTGGACGGCCCGGCTGGCCTACAAGATGAAGGCCGGGCTCCTGGAAGACACCCTGGAAACCAGCACCGATGGTCAGAGCATCCTCGGCAGCCGGTATAGCTTCCTGAACCGCGTCACCGAGCGCCAGCAGGCCCCCCTGCCGGTGGTCTTCACCGCCAAACCCAATACCACCCCCCTGGCCGAGCCAGAGGGTAGCGGCACGGTGGAGACCCTCGAGGTGAGCGTTCCCGCCGGGGTAGAGGTGCTCGAGCGCCTGAGCGAACAAAAGAAAGGCGTCTCGCTGACCGAGGCCACCGTGGTGGTTACGGGCGGGCGCGGCCTGGGCAGCCCCGAGGCTTTTGCAGGGGTGGAGGAACTGGCCGGTGCGCTGGGCGCGGCGGTGGGCGCAACCCGTGCGGTGGTGGACGCGGGCTGGCGGCCCTATGGCGAGCAGGTGGGCCAGACCGGCAAAACCGTGCAGCCCAATGTCTACATCGCCCTGGCGGTTTCGGGCGCGGTGCAGCATCAGGCCGGTATGAACAAGAGCAAGTACATTGTGGCGGTTAACAAGGACGCCGAGGCCCCCATCTTCAAAATTGCCGACTACGGCATTGTGGGCGACGTGCACCAGGTACTGCCTGCGCTCATTGATGCGGCGAAGAAGTTGAAGGACTGA
- a CDS encoding DUF2892 domain-containing protein: MVPNVGSTDRLVRYILAVVFFLIAFFGSSGIWAWVFGLLGVIMVVTATLNFCPIWAVFKVNTRGKAT; the protein is encoded by the coding sequence ATGGTTCCCAACGTGGGCAGCACAGATCGCTTGGTTCGCTACATCCTGGCGGTGGTGTTTTTCCTGATTGCCTTTTTCGGTAGCAGCGGCATCTGGGCCTGGGTGTTTGGGCTGCTGGGGGTAATTATGGTGGTCACCGCTACCCTCAACTTCTGCCCCATCTGGGCGGTGTTCAAAGTCAATACCCGGGGAAAAGCGACCTGA
- the opgC gene encoding OpgC domain-containing protein → MVSWLQSWVYSNSTGRDLRIDWLRGFCLFAMAIDHIGGESFLYVFSGRLNFYISAAEGFYFISGLTLGILASRQTLLQSLERVWSRLLVLYRTAVLIALGFMTLSLLGLKVWYDPWNKEQNLLEFVAGVFTLQDGYNGSEILGLYVWYMLFAPLAFWLLYRKQGWRVLLVSGVVYILSQVVPTVVGAPIASIFMPAAWQILFFAGLVVGFHRLELAQFWAQRPRLRDGLGVGVLLTAAAFIVVHAQGWLPWLDRSVLGDANTEPLVWPRLLLVALYLQAFYILVTWFWLPLSRGVGWFLIPLGSASLWTFTAHLIAMVPLYNLLDYWEVTQNPWWGTGLQLLALGGIWASIQLYRRWRKAGAAG, encoded by the coding sequence ATGGTCTCCTGGTTGCAGTCTTGGGTATATTCCAACTCCACTGGCCGCGATTTACGGATAGATTGGCTGCGGGGCTTTTGCCTGTTCGCGATGGCCATTGACCACATCGGCGGCGAATCGTTTTTGTATGTCTTTTCGGGCCGGCTCAACTTTTACATCAGTGCTGCCGAGGGTTTTTATTTCATCTCCGGCCTCACCCTGGGTATCCTGGCCAGCCGCCAGACCCTCCTGCAATCCCTCGAGCGGGTTTGGTCGCGGCTGCTGGTGCTCTACCGTACGGCGGTTCTGATTGCCCTGGGCTTCATGACCCTCAGCCTGCTGGGGCTCAAGGTCTGGTACGACCCCTGGAACAAAGAACAAAACCTGCTGGAGTTCGTGGCCGGTGTTTTCACCCTGCAGGATGGCTACAACGGCTCGGAGATTTTAGGGCTGTATGTCTGGTACATGTTGTTCGCCCCCCTGGCCTTCTGGCTCTTGTATCGCAAGCAGGGCTGGCGGGTGCTGCTCGTTTCGGGGGTGGTGTACATCTTGAGTCAGGTGGTTCCCACCGTGGTAGGGGCCCCCATTGCCTCGATCTTCATGCCGGCGGCCTGGCAAATTTTGTTTTTTGCTGGACTGGTGGTGGGGTTCCACCGCCTCGAGCTAGCCCAGTTCTGGGCCCAAAGACCCCGGCTGCGCGATGGCTTGGGGGTGGGGGTTTTACTGACGGCTGCTGCGTTTATCGTCGTTCATGCCCAGGGCTGGCTGCCCTGGCTGGATCGTTCGGTGCTAGGCGATGCCAACACCGAACCATTAGTATGGCCCAGGTTGCTGTTGGTTGCGCTCTATCTGCAAGCCTTTTATATCCTGGTCACCTGGTTCTGGCTGCCGCTTTCCCGTGGGGTGGGCTGGTTTTTGATTCCCTTGGGCTCGGCCTCGCTGTGGACTTTTACCGCGCACCTCATCGCGATGGTTCCGCTCTATAACCTGCTCGACTACTGGGAGGTCACGCAGAACCCCTGGTGGGGCACCGGGCTACAACTGCTGGCCCTGGGGGGCATCTGGGCCTCTATTCAGCTCTATCGCCGGTGGCGCAAGGCAGGAGCCGCCGGTTAA